In Emys orbicularis isolate rEmyOrb1 chromosome 14, rEmyOrb1.hap1, whole genome shotgun sequence, the sequence tttgaaccctgttagccTTGACCgtaacaacatcctctggcaaagagttccacaggttgtgcgttgtgtgaagaaatacttccttttgtttgtttttaaacctgctgcctattaatttcatttggttaaccctagctcttgtgttgagaaggagcaaataacccttccttatttactttttccacaccagtcatgattttatagacctctatcatatcctccccttagtcgtctctttccaGGCCGAAAAGTTCCAGCCTTATTAGAAGTCCCAACAGATATTTgggagtgcaggaagggggaggCAGAGTGGTGCAGCATTGTGTTGGGCACTGTAAATATATCTACTAAGAGATTACAATCTGAATAAAGGGTGGAAGGgaacacagaggtgaagtgagtttcccaaggtcacaaaagtcagtggcagagctgggagtagaatgcAAGTCTCCTGGGGAGTCCCATTCCAGTCACCTATCTAATGgacccataggcaccgactccgttggtactccagggctggagcacccacggggaaaaattggtgggtgctttgcacccactggcagccaagctccccgcccccactcacctTGCCTCCACCTCCTCACCTGAGCACACCGCATCCCCGcttctcccagcgcttgctgccgcgaaacagctgtttcacggcgtaacaagctctgggagggagggggaaggagcgggaacacaatgtgctcaggggaggaggcggggaagaggtggggccggggatttAGGGAgcgggcggagttggggcggggactttggggaaggggttggaatgggggcgggacaggggtgggagggggtggggcaggggtggagtcggggcagggccgggtTGGGGTGCCAGCAGAAGCGGGCGCCTATGGATGGACCACTCTGTCTGTAAAAGAATAAGTGATCACTCTGTATctaacctatcagtcctcatcctcaaaggaaacctgcacacttAAAAGATGAGTTTGGGAGTTTACATTCATAAtcttattaagaccatgatttatagtgtctagcaaagacattggatttatgacttattacaacaatctataccCCACTAACCCCCTTTAGTCCTCTGACTAtaagggtgttaatgggccacttcaccttgaatggtcccttagaatatgtactaactacttatgctaaactgtcTGTctgaccttgtatttagctgtgacactcttagtacctttctcagacctgagcTCTgtgaaaccttgtctctctcaccaaccgaagttggtccaccTCATCTCTTTTTAATCTCAGAACAGGTGCAGTAGAAACGGTGCACCTCTGTCACAGTGGTCTGAACCTACTCTGGAGGGGGTCACTTCTAAGGGTGAGAGGGGTGGCTTGGTATCCTTGGCATCCCAGATATGTCAGTGAGGGTGGCGATCCATATATAGTAGTTATGATGTTGGGCACACTTGCACTCCACCTAAGCATTGAACTGAGTGCCAAATGGCCATCAAATGGTGGATTCAATTGCTATTTGTCTACTAACAGTCAATGTAGAGCTAAATGGACTTGTCATTGTTCCCATCACTGCAGCTATTAATATTCCATGTATTTCTAATCCACTttgaattgtcttttttttttttttttttttgtagttaagGTAACTACAATTGTTGAATATAAAGATGAGGAGACTGTGCCTGCCAAGAAAGCATCTCAAAAGGTATGTGTTCAAGGAAAATAACCAGGGCTAGATCTGTCCTGAAACCTGAGGCTACCTCAGTTGGTCCCTGGTCAGTTGCCTGCTTGTCATcttaaaataaactatttaaaaaaaaaaaaagaaaaagtatgaACTCTTGTTCTCAATTCAGAATTAGCTGCGGTCCAATAtgcttattttaattaattaaatttaatataaaatccTATTGTGAACTAGTTTTGTAGTCAACAGATAATGAATTAATAAAAGTATGTACAACAATCATTTGCTGTAAATTCAGCACTATTTTTTAAGTCTCCTCCTGAAATTGAGTAACTCTCTGGTAAGGGTCCATCCTGCTGAATCCATAGAGGATATGGTGGGACTTTAAAGTCCCTaacttgatttttctgtttgtttgatgCCCACCTTGTGTTCAGTAGATAGCTCTGCATATTTGAATGGGTTGTTTTTAGAGACCAACAGTGATAAAAAGCATTGCATCTGCATCAACTTATCCAATCTTAACTCTGTCTCACAACTCAGTGACTTGATTTTGCTCAATGACTTGCAAGTTTCAACTGGCCATTATGACATGGGTCTGCTCCCCCACATCCAGCAAAAAGACTTGATCTAGTGGTACAAGCATGTGTGTAGATGTGCCAAAATGGCTCTTTCAAAAACAGTGTTATGTGGTGTACTGACCTATCAGGACAAGCAAGACAGTAAACAGTTCTATACAATGAAGCCATAGCATAGGGATTTCATGTTCCTCAAtttactcatctgtaaagtgAGTATAATTCCCTATTCAACATGGGTTTTAGGAGTTTTAAGTCTTCATCATCTGAAAGTCTGTCCTATTACATTTAATGTCATTTATTCTAACAatgcttaattttttatttatttgttttaaggtGTCCAAAACAAAATCACTGATTTCTTTAGCTTCTGGCATACATCTCAAAGAAAACCACTCTCTTTCTAGGTATGACTATGATCTATAGtagtttttgtaattttttttggaCTGAGTAGCTTTTCAAATAAATCACCGTGATTTTTAACTCTGCTAAGAAGAAAGCATTTAATGAACATTACACAAGCTGGATCAGATTTTATGTGAtttactccactgaagtaaattttAATCAGATAACTTCCGCCtcttcttcccttctcccccccgacccccatgGGGTGGCTGCTAAAGGGATATAGTGCAATCCATTTGAATGTATACACTTGTGCATCCAATTGtgtgtttaatataaaaatatctaGTTAATCTTTAATTGCAGACAACGTTTAACGGAGGAAAGTAGCCTTTAGGTAACCTGACATGCTTCAGTTAACAAGAATAACAAACTATACAGTAATACTTTTGCTAATTTTAACATCTGAAAGGGATTTGCATCAATATCCGTAGTGGAATATCTATTTGAGCTACTTAAAGAGAGCCGAAGTCTACTCTTCTTTGATTTGCGAGTCAGAGGAACTGATATCTCCAGTAAATAGGTATAAAAATCTGTGCAATTATGTATTGCAACTGTTCACTTTTTAAGAATCTGAACGTCTACTAGTTCAACATACACCTTCTATCCTCTTCTAAAGTGTACTGTAGATGTTGAATCAACTCATACTGTACATGAGAAGAAAACTAGAAAGCCTTAACTAGGTTTAGTTATTCAGACTCCTAATTTAGGATTACAGATAATCTTCAAATCCACAAAATTGACCTGTAAAACTAGTCAGCTCCTTGGGTAGGCAAAACCTGTTGTATCAGTCTCTGGTGCATGGCTTTTCCCTAATGTTCAGTAGCATTTTGCTCACACCAGGTCCTGAAGCTAACTCTCTCTCaattgtgtgtttggggagggcTTCAATCCCTAGCTCTAAAACAATCTTTATGGGCCCATTAGGACCCAAAACTGGAAATGGCTGTTCTCTGGCTCTGGTTCGGATGTGGCCTCTCAATAATTCTTGTGAGAACTGATCGTAGGAAAACTCCCTCCACTTTTGATTAAAACTGCCAGGAGACTGAATAGGAACCTTCGCTTAACTGTGTCCAGATCACTGTGCTCTCTCAGCCAGTTTCTAATACAAATAATCCTATATTGCTTCTAGCCCCCTCTACTTGCATAGGCTAGATTCTGGTGGATGATATCTTGCTGTGTAAAGGACTTTACCTTTGCTgtgcctccccaccctgcccttttttttaaagcaacactAACTAGATAACTACAAAGTACTGTAACATTGTCTAACTTACCAGTCTTCTGCTTAGGGAATTTAAAATATCTGCTTCATAACTGGAATTCTCTAGACTAAAAGTACTGTACTGTGTAAAAGCAAATGCTGTTTTTTCTGGCAGATCTGCATGCTCTACTCCAAATGTGAGGCATTTTAAGGCTCCTACATCTGATCGCACAGCTGCAAACTATAAATCTGCTCCACGTGTTTCTAGAAGGTAGGCCTTTCAGGTCATAGCACAACtgatctcttttctttttaaacgcTTACTACCATACATATCTGGATACCAAATAAGGAATGCTCCTTTGAACAAGACAATGTGAAGATCTTTGTAAATACAGTGTCTGCCACTGTAGGATTTTAGGAAAGGAAGGTGGCTTCTATCTGTAAAAGGGTTCCTGTTCatggaggagggtgggggaagagactgAAGTGGATACAGTTTATACTTGTGCTGAAATTCTGGAGGTACTGGCTATGTTTTCATCGTTAAGGTTACCTTCTGAAGCTGGCTTAATGGGGCGCAAACTACTAGCTTTCTCTACGTGTTGACTATAGTTTACAGAAACACAGCAGTTTAGAAACAAGTTTTCAGCACTCTAATTTAGCTGAAATAATTCACTCTTGGTTGAAAGTACTTGCAACATTTAGTATAAATTTATACAAATACTTCTAATCGGTTAAACTATACATTGTAGCTGGAAAGGTTCTTAAAACTGGTAATTCTGAActtgcttctggcaaacacaacCTGCTGAATGAAGTGAAATCCTTTACAGTAAGATAGCCATAATCAGCCCTGAAGCCACAAAGTGGTTCACAGCATTACCCTGGCCTGCTATTATTCTGCCATTGTCAAGCGTCTGTCTCTTTCAGGTTAAAGATGCCTAAAACATTATACTTGCTCTCAAATATTGGAGCCTGCCTTTGACTACagtacaaaataattttaaatacaagGGAAATATAGGAATTCCATGTCAGACCTGTCATCCACCTACTCCAGTCTCCTGCCTCTGAAAGTAGCcaacatcagatgcttcagaggaaggtgcaagaaaccctgcagtagtcCAGTCCTGGATAATCTGTTGCTAACGAGTCTTTTCCTACTCCCTAATAATTAGATTGGCTTACTCGCCCTAAAGCATCAGTTTGTGTTCACTGTGATAACTGGAGACTGTTCTCCATGTAAATGTCCAATCCCAACTGAAGATTGATCATTGGCTTAGAATTTCTCAGTTGTATTGCACCCTGCCAGAATGGCAAAATATTACCTGATGGTGCCAATAAACACTACTACCTTCAAGATGTTAAGATGTTTGGGTTTTCTTTAGTGTTGGTTCTAAATGGTTTGTAGAACAAAGTAGAAAATGAGCATCCATTAAGTGCACCAGTTACGAAGCTGGCTGTTACTGAATCACATTGGCTGTAATGGCTCTCTGTAGGACATGAAAATGCAATTTATTAGAGGTGAAATTCTGTTCTTGTATTCCACTTCTAGACTACCACAAATGGCTGTCTCAAGAACTGTACCTATGAGAGAAAAAGTCCAAGCCATGTCACTAAGAAGTAACTCGGTGCCTCGGGAAAAAGCTGTTCCATTTGTTAATATACCTCTGGCTGATGGAAAGGTAGTAAACCTTAACTTTTCAGTTTCACTTGCTTTAGATGAATCTGTCTCTGGCAAATATATAAACAAAGGGGTAtctggaaaatgtttttttttcctgtctttgCCAGCAGTAGTAGTTGCTACAGTTAAGTGAGCAgcttgtaaacaaaatgtctcttcAAAATGGTCACTTTCTGAAGTGAACATTTCTATTAACTTTCCATATtataacaacataagaatggccatactgggtctgaccaaaggtccatctagtccagtatcctgtcttctgacagtggccaatgccaggtgccccagaggggatgaacagaacaggtaatcatcaagtgatccatcccgtcgcctgttcccagcttctggcaaacagaggttagggacaccatcctgcccatcctggctaatagtcattgatggacctatcctccatgaatttatccagttcttttttgaaccctgttatagtcttggccttcacaacatcctctggcaaagagttccacaggttgtgcgttgtgtgaagaaatacttccttttgtttgtttttaaacctgctgctattaatttaatttggtgacccctagttcttgtgttaggagaaggagtaaatagcacttccttatttactttctccacaccagtcatgattttatagacctctatcatacccccccttagACATCTTTTTTTATCCAAGcttaaaagtcccagtcttattaatcgctcctcatatggcagcagttccatacccctaatcatttttgttgcccttttctgaacattttccaattccaatatatcttttttgagatgggatgaccacatcagcatgcagtattcaagatgtgggcattccatggatttatagagaggcaatatgatattttctgtcttattagctacacctttcttaatgattcccaacattgtgtttgcttttttgactgctgctgcacattgagtggatgttttcagagaactatccataatgactctaagatctttcttgagtggtaacagctaaatatTGCATTAGTGTCAGTCTAGTAAATGACTTAGAATCTTGTCCGAACACTTGGACATATGATGAAGGTTTCTAGGTATCATACCAATGACTATACTGACCAGGACTAGTGAGGTGAAATAAGCATTTgacgtacagtaactcctcacttaacgttgtagttatgttcctgaaaaatgcgactttaagcgaaacgatgttaagtgactccaatttccccataagaattaatgtaaatgagggggttaggttccagggaattttttttcaccagacagaagactatattatacacacacaatataagttttaaataatttaatactggtacacagtgatgatgattgtgaaggttggttgaggtggaggagtcagagggtgggatattttccagggaatgccttccTGCTAAATGATGCACTAGCAATTTGCTGAGccttcaagggttaactctcacggtctacaaggcagcaggaatggagggaggggagagagtattgcagacagagacacacacactgtgtgtgtgtgtgtgtgtgtgtgtgtgtgtgtgtgtgtgtgtgtgtgtgagagagagagagagatgcgcatttcccctttaagtacactgccttgttaattagatcagcttgctgagaccgcagctgccagcaagctccctctgtcctgagtccTGTGGTGTgttccccctgctctatggaagatggggtaagcggggtgcaggagcagagggacaccctgacattagcccccctcttcctcccctccccccacacagcaagcaggagtctcagggagcagctccaaggcagagggcaggagcagcacatggcagtgaggggagggacagctgcaattgctagcctgctgggcagctgctgcacagggaacttaggggagggaggagctgataggggggctgctggtccaccctggttccaagcccccaccagctacctgcaacgggctgctcttcctgcaagcagtggacaaagcaggcagttgccaaacaacgttagaagggagcattgcacaactttaaacgagcatgttccctaattgatcagcaataaaacaaggttaaccgggacgactttaagtgaggagttactgtatttcccCTACGCCTTCACTAGGCTGTACGGTCTAAAATAACTGAACACTTGGGCTAAAGAAACTTCTGTGAATAACTTTTCAGTCTGCACTACTGCTGACTTTGAAAGATGGGATTCTGGCTGTGAAAGTTGATGGATGTTGGTTAGCTAACAAGACTGACACCTCCCTGTGCCCTGGGTGTGCTGAGAACTCTTGTTTCTTGAATTATTTCCACTTAGATTTGGCTCCTTGACCAGCAGTAACCCTAGTTTAATGGGCCATTATCTTGTGTTCAGAATGTCAGTCATAACTAAAGCCAGTGATAAGTTGGAAGGAGACATGTGCAGACTAACACTTTTTGGGCAGAATGTTTTTTTAGCCAATAAAGCTGTTAAACATATGCCTCAACTCAACTTCAGTGCATGGTTGTAAGAAAAACGGATATGGTGATTCACGTGAAACATGCTGAATAGTTTTATCTCAATTAATCACTTTGTGATTATGCTCAGACTCTCTGTTCTGCTGGTGAAGACCTCCATAACATCAATGTCGAGTTGCTTAATGATGACAcagttcagcatattcataatcTAGTGGTAAGTTTACAGAACCAGTAATTTGTAAATAGTCTAAGATTGCACAGAAGTCCTGGCACTTAGTCTTCAAATCATCTATGCAAGGAGCAAACTATTTCTAGTAAGGGAGAAATGTTGCTTCAACTTTAACTTACTTGAAGCAACATTTTTCCTTTACTAGGAAGAGACAGCCTTTGTTTAGGTCTATTTTATTGAGTCCTGTCAGTGACATTGCTTCTAAAGAAAGGGCAGaagtctttcttctcctcctcatgtctgtctgtctgcctgccgTGTGAGGAAACtctgcttttctcactaatatgTGTCTCAATCTGCAAATCAAAACAGACAGCTAAATTTCACATCATGTATACTGATGGAGGGGATTGTACCTCACTCTCTGAATAAGAACTATAGGGGTCCCATCAAATCTGTACTAAGCTTGGACAATAACTCCTTCCCCTACATTATAAAGGTGTGCTTATATACCCCTCTCCAGGAGAGAAATTGTACTCTGTTGCTAAACATCACTACTAATTTAATGCCAGCTAATGGCCCTCCTCCAAGAGGTTATTGTAACGGGGGGTCTAAGACCTGGCTAATATGTAATATTAGAAATACAGTTGAAATATCCATAGTTATAAGTAGGTAATGAGTATTATATGGAAAAGTGACCCACCCTTGTAGGTAGTGGGACCTTACTTTAAGTTATATGAATTATAGCAGACTGAAGATTTGACAGCTACAATATGGCATGCCTCTGCCTCTATTGCAAGCACGGGGTGGGGAGGCATCTCTAAAAAGCTAAATACCAGGCAGCAGCTAGATTGTTCTGCCCTCTCTGCTAATCTGTACATTATCCTACTACTCTACTGCTGAAGATTTGCTTCTCAATTTAGCTGTCTTGCAGAGTTTAAACAACTCTAGTTTTAATGTCTGCCAATAAAATTGGTCTAAAATGGCTTTCTTTCCCCCCAGAGCCAGTTGACTGTTTTATGTGGAAAAGCAACAGTTAAACCAAGTTAATGGAGTCTACGTGCATATCTTGTGTTTTCTCTGTTGTGTATTATATAAATATTCTGTGCAATTACCACTTGTCTGTTTTAAATGTTGACATAGAACTTAATatcttttttaataaagttttatACTGCATATTTAACTTTTTATGTATAGAAAGACTTAATGATCACAGTGCTGTAAAATCTGTATGTTTTTACAAGCTCAAAGCCATGTTACCAGTTGCTTCCTTAACTGAAAGATAAGACTGCTTCCTATTCATGTTGGTTTAATGAAGGGACAACTTGGTATCCTTTCCAAATTGCTCATCTCTATTTTTGACCTCCTGTGCTCAGTAAAATATACATAGGAATATACAGTAAAATACATCTGTTATATCAGAAGCTATTTCCCATCCTTCTGAAGTTGTGCAGCATTAGTGCTAAGCACCAATTCAAGATGATGCAAGGTGATATAAACTCATTCGTTTAGACCTACTTAGACCAATCTATGTGAAAGTCTCATTTGTAATTTGTATACTGGGATGGGCGGTGAGGGTGTAATATAAATTAAAGAAGGGTAGAAGTCACTCTAAACTCTCCTGTTAGGCTGTCTTGGTATTTCTGTAGTCTAGCCCATAGTCACGTGACTAAGACCAGGCTACACTCCGAGTAAAACCCTAAGTTAAATGAAAGGCATTCGGGCTCAATTGTATCAGATCAGTTTCTCACTAGGCTTCCCTAAATTCATCTTTGCAGCTGTCCTAAAGTTTTCAGTTTCAAAACTCATTGATGCAGCACTCTGAAGTTTCAGTTGTGTGTACTATGTTGACACAAGTTGCCAGTACTTTATCTTGTAACCGTTATGGGGTGAATGAGCCTAGAATTAATCAACAGGATGTCCTCAACTACTTCAGGTTTCCCTCTTGATCCAAAGAAGAGTTGTCCCTAGCAATCTTGATTATAAGAAGCCTCCCTATATTCAAGGAAGCTCTTCAGGTTCATAGGGTTGTTTCTTATCGATTTCTTTCTGACATCAAGCTATTGGATAACTAGGAGGGCAATAGTGGAAAACTAGCACTGGATTGTTTAGCAGTTCAAGAGTAAAAAATAGCAGCCTTCTGGATAGTTACTTTGACAATCTATATCTGTTAAAACCTTCCACTTCATTTGACTTTCAACCAAATTTTTTTGCATAGTAGGCCGTCACTCCCATTCACGTTTGGAGCATAACTTACAGAAGCATGTTCTACTAGCTAAACTTTGTTGTTGCTTCTTACAACAACCTAAGCTGCTGAGATGAGCTTGGCCTTAACACAAGGGTCAGTGTTGGAATAAGAGAGGGACTGCAGCCTGATCGGTCTCATGAGAACTCCAGTGGCTCACTTACACTTCCCTTTGCTTTTAGCAAGGGTCCTGTGTTGGCTTTTTACTCCGGTTTCCCTTAAATGTACAGTTATTCTGCATGTTTCCTAGAGTAATTCCTTCACTGGAAATAGGCATAGGTTTAAGTATGGTGAGAGGCaaagctgtgctgctggagtaGCGCTTTAAAACTAGGGGACTTTCCTAGTACTTTGCCTCTGTACAGACCTAGTGCTGCTCATGGCAATCTCTGTCCTCTAGTGGTAGAGGATTAGGAGTGGAAAGGCTGAGCTAACTTTATCTCTGTTAAGAGCATAGGAAATTTTGTCATCTTACCTCTTAGTGCAGCTTTTGACACTTCTGCGTCATTAGTGACCCTTTCCCACTAGAATCTTTACTTAAGAGGCATCTGCTTTGTCTGTCATAAAACTATGTACATAACAGCTTCCCCTTCTGGTTACATGTTCCAGTTAATGAAACTAGATAATTTTACACTGTAGAAAATAGCGATGAAAATAAGGCAATTATAATCAAAGGGAAACAGTCCTTGCACACTCTCAAACACTAACAAAAGAGAATGGTGGGAAGTTAATGAGAATATAAAAAATTGTGTTCTCTCTGTTAGGTTGGGTGTGATTACCATGGCATTAGGGGGAAGAATTGGTTAATTTATTATCAGAGTTTATGTTCTCCTCATGAGTCTCAGGAAAGTTTGCAAGAGCTTCAACCTTGGCCATATAGTTCCTAGAGTTAGTGGTGACAGACTCGGTGTTACTATTTCATTCCTTTTAAGGGTAGTTTTCTCACACCTTTTGTCTTTccactctgagggcttgtctacacatggagatTTTCCTGATTAACCCTGTATGTGGACACGCTCTTATTCTGGGAATAAATGAGGAACAAGTCCAGGTGCAGACAAGACCTAAGGTAAAAGTGGGGGGAAGTCAGAATTTTGGTAATTGTGATCTGTCAAAACAATCCTATAGCTATTGACTGCCACATTCAATACTAGTACAAACCAACTGTCCATATCCTGATTTCCAAGACCCTCCACAAGATGATCCAAGCCATGTCAATAATGCCATCTCCACCACCTCAACAAGAAGCATATAACTATCCAGAGATGATATATGAAACTGGGTTGCAGCTTTCTTTGTAGCTGTTCTACAGCTGTGGAAGTTCTGAGAAGATATTACCACACATCTTGCCATTAATTTCAGAAATGCAAGACCTTTTTCTTAAGTTATCTATTCCAGAAACTGCAGCTATACTATGTGGTCGTGGTAGGGTAATGCAGTAGGGGGAAGAGGaagatgaattaaaaaaaaatccttatgctAACAGAGGGATGGGAAAGGAGTTACAGTGAGGAGCTAGAACAGCTCAATTTTGATCAGTCTTGATAACCTCCTAGGTGCTCAAATACCTGCAGTAATATACAGTGTACATGAGTAAAGTAAAATAACTATACAACGTTTACCAGAATATTCTTGAAAATGTTTCCTTAAGGTTGAAAGAAGCTTTTAATCCCTCTGTATGTGGTAGCAACACACTacaccctggtctacactaggaacttgcATCAATATAGTTttctctcaggagtgtgaaaaatccacaggaCTGAGACACAACTATACTGCTGTAAATTCCTAATGCAgacactaggtcaacagaagaattcttctgttggcataggtGCTGCCTAGTGGATTACCTATGCTTATGGGAGAAGCCCTTGTGTTGGCATAGTTAATGTCTACAGTGAAGGGTTATCAaagtgcagctgcagcatttttaagtgtagatataCACTTGTGGTCTAGGCACAGTGAGGGTGTTTGTGACAGATGGGCAAGATAAAGATGAATAACTTGGCATGAATAGCAAGTAGGTACACACAGTCTATGCTGTTTAATCATAGTGGACCCAAATAAGTAATTCAGAAGAACCAAATTGTTGTGAAGTGACATTATCATGCTTGTTAGGATAATTTATCCTACACCACTTAGTG encodes:
- the LOC135889055 gene encoding borealin-2-like — encoded protein: MPPKKYVAAGKKRSADSGVETERGALTQEQKDQRISLFLGGFNQQAKENLQEMKEGIDSLLQTAEKAFRVELLKMPVAVRKMKRKDLLNLQGGEEAAVVAAAVVANDCSVEDIPNTRLVRNCSKRVKVTTIVEYKDEETVPAKKASQKVSKTKSLISLASGIHLKENHSLSRSACSTPNVRHFKAPTSDRTAANYKSAPRVSRRLPQMAVSRTVPMREKVQAMSLRSNSVPREKAVPFVNIPLADGKTLCSAGEDLHNINVELLNDDTVQHIHNLVSQLTVLCGKATVKPS